GTTTCACTTAACTGATTCTTTCATGGGATTAAAACGCGAGACTTTTAAGGACCCCTTCAGAAGGGCTACTTAGATGGAGTTATGAAGGGTTCCAGCAAATTCCGAACGTCAGCCACATAGAGAGAAAACATACTAACGTGACTTTACAGATGCTTGCCAATCACCGAAATCCCCTTTAACCATCGTTAAAGGCATTTCGAGTGAAGCAGaacataaattattgtaatgtGATCGACTGTAACGGTTTCGAATCCATTCGATTCAACTACAGGCGATCACagacaaaaggaaaaaatcgttaaaaaattattcctatTCGGTTCTGAACTATAGGTAAAACTTGCATCAGAATCCTCTACCTTGTCGTCCTGAAGCCCAAAGAGCACcagaatttttcttgatacatcgaattaatggaatttcattTGTCCCTTGAGGATGTTTGAGACATACATATGAAAACACATTTGTGGCTTTAACTTTCAATTCTTTAGCCCTAGTCCTAGCCCTGGCCAGATCTCTCTAGAGATCGCCCACTAGAGAATTCTCATCTGAGATTTTCTTCTACCataaattattagatttaCGTATCCAATCTGTCTAGACCAAAAAGGAATAAACAGCCATATTAGTTTTCACTCATCGTAAACGCTTAGACTCAATAAAGAACGGATGATTAGATAAATAAACAGAATATGAAATGGAAGATATAAGTATCATATAGTATAAAGGAGTGAGTGATTGGTTAGTTATTTTTCGATCGTTCTAAGCTACGCTTCTAATAAGGAATATAAGAATCATTTCTGCTTGCAGTAAACTACAtcgtgttttattttaatgtccaAACCCATGCTTCAATATAAATCACATCATATTTCTCTCCTGAATTAATAAACCTGCACAAGGTGGGTAAAGGTCTTCGTAAAGGAGCTCGTAGATGGTTCCGCCCCAAATGCCCCCCTTCGAAAAATCAGTTGACCCCTTTTAGAGTGTCTaaaatcattagaaaaatGGAGATATGAGTCCAATGATACTTAATTTATGTACGTTGAATACTGTTATCTTCGTTTAACGTTAATGAAAACGTTTTAATACATGGTGGTTTATAATTCACTGTCAATATACAGATAGCTATTAATATTAGGTACTGGCCGGCGAAATCTCCCCAGATAATGCAGCTGTCTTTAGTTATGCATAGTATAATACCACATTTATCTTTCGACTTTGTTTCTGCATTGTTTTAACACACAcagcaaaaagaaaataggaaaaaccgcATTACACCGTAAAGCGATTGCATACATTTCCATACAAAGAACAGCTAATTTGGAGGAACAAGGATCAGCAATAAGCTGCTCAATAGCACCGCCTGTATTTGGTGCGTCACAATATGTTTAATTACAACTCAGTTCGCGGAAGCTGTATCAACTATTGCTATCTTAGTTTAAATACAGAGGTTTTTTCACGAACTGCTTGGAGAACACCTGGTGCTAATTGAGTGGTAAGATATAACGGAATTCTCTGGAAATGTACACAGGGTGGGACACTTTTAAAGGGAATGCCCGATTTTTAGCCGagataaaatgtgaaaaatccacaaaacttatttgaatCAGATCGATTCGAATGGTTCAGCGTACGGTGCCTGCGAGGTACTGCAGAGCTTGGGCGCCATTTGAAGTACACCTTGTAGATGTAAGGCGGGGATAAAGCAAGTAAAATCGCAAATTGGACTTTGGCAAGCTGCTCCGTTTCCTGGTTGCTCCGTTGATTGTCTTGTGAACTAAGTTGATGAAAAAACGTAcccattttttgaaaaaccgaTGTTTGTTTCACCCGCCTATCCCATTTTGTACTCACCAATTTTTTGTGCAGATTAGTTTATTTCAAGAGGTGTCTGCTAAAATTAACCCTTTGCACCCGAGGCCTTTTTCGCTCGAGAGAATGCTAAGCTCAGACTATTGCTAAAGATAGAAGCATGGTGAAATATCGCCCCTCGCCGGAATTCTCGACGTTGACCTCGTCATCCGACGATAGTAAATCGAAGCAACATATGAGGGCAAACAAACTAAAATTGTCCACTAAGCATCGCACCGCACCCCTCACATCGTACCTCGCCCCTTGCATCGTACCTCACTCCTCACATCGTACCGCACCCCTGACATCGCCGTAAAATGacgaacaaaatattttgtttttgccgCGGCGAGGTGCTTCAATCTTGCTCTGTGATTGGTTCTCTCAACCCCCCACTCTCCCTATGCGGCAAGAGTGCACGTTGCGTTTAATCAACAGTACTCAATATGTTCGGTACGATGGAAGGACCGACAAACAATGACtaacaaatattatatttagcactgtagaaatttcattttatatctattttaGTTCCAGTGTAATGTACCCGTATGCTACGCCCATGTGCATCATcatacaacaaaataaactgcatCTTTCTTCCCACCTGAGGGCTACTACTTATTTTTCTTCCACGCTGATGGGCTGCTCATGCAAGTTGGCATATTGTTCTTCGATTCTGGGTGTGATAAGCTGCAAGATGTAATCAAACGTAGACTGGGTAATTCTTAAGTATTCATAATATCGATGAGGATATTCTCTAAGTTGCTGATGTAAATGAAAGAATTCACCAAGTCTAACACGCTGTTGATTTACTGGATGCATATTCCACCTTCGATCCCCCTTTGCCGCCAATAGCCACCATATCACAGTATTTGGCGAGTCACTATCACTATTTGAATCAGAcattttttctacttcttTGTTCGTAAGAAGCTAGACAAATAAACTGTTATAAAAGGCGATACAAACTTCTTCACTATGTTCAATCAGCGATGATGTTCAATTCCTGGCGAGGGGCGAGGTTTTACTATGTTTCTATCCATAAGGTGGATGTTTCTATTTCTTCTAAGACTACAGGCCGAACCTGGTCCAGGAAGAAAGATATCTTATTGCGTATATGAAACAAACATATCCAGATGGAGGATGAACGACGCCGGCACGTCAAAGCGCCGTACCAGCACCGGTCGAGTGCAAAGggttaataaaattcaataaaaactaacattgaaattgaaaatgtttatccataaatGGGTCCACCACCCCTTTCTAATCCACATATCGAACTCCATCTcccttgaaatttcaaaaattattaaaattgacgaagaatgattttttcagagcaacgaatttttttagtaCTGAAACTGCAGTATTTTGAATCATATATCGATCAGACAGGTCTTAAGTCTTTTTTTTGAGATTGGAGATCATAAAGCAGGAGTTATGGGTTAGCATTACTAAATGCCCACACTACACTACTCGCATTTCAGATTCGATATATGAATTAAACAATCTACTGACGTGTTCATTGAACAGGAAACATGACTCCGCCCTTAACAGTGCAATGAACAATACATATGGTAATAGACCATAAGTTAAACCCTGCACTGGGCTATGTAGGTAGGTGTAAATTGTCTACCTCCGCAACGAGGTCCATTAAAACGCATTAAATTGTATCATTTGTAAATGTATGCAAATCATTGCTTTAGTTTCAATACCGAGTGTTCATTATGCACCtgctttttcacatttaaatgctttcgAATGTTTAACAAGGACCCGTACTCTAACAACAATGGTACGTGATGATACGACTTGCATGAAGAAACACCTAGATCACTCATTTAACTCCTTTTGTTTAGGACCCCCTTTCTCGGACATAATACAAATATAAGCGATACCATTAACGTCGGGGACGTCTATTCTACTTCAGCGATATAACCTAAGTGACAAATTAAGTCTAATTGCTAACTACCAAATAAACATTATAAGGTATACAAAGAACGTTAATGAATCTTGCAACAAAGACGTcgtcaaaacaaaaaacttactACCTGACCATGAAGTCAGGAGGTCTTAGATCAGTCGTGCCGCGAGGCAATGGACATCATCCAAGAACTATATTCTTCGCTCAGGGCATTGTGCTTATGTCATATGGGTAATATGATCAGCTTTCTGTAATAAGGCTTGTTGAAACGCGATTTGGATGGTTtttttgctcatttttttcttttttgattgCACATAACAGTCTTATTTTGTTTCAGATAAATTGCCGGACGATCCCAAAATAACGTATGTGTCAGAAGATAAAGAAGTTTATGCTGGGGACACAACGCGTCTCTTATGTGAAGCCTTTGGAGGTAAACTACTCAGTAATGAtagacttttttgaatttatacgTTTATGATTGTAAGCTTGAGGAATGTTATCGGACAGAGGTCAACTAAACCAAAGGGTAACGTCACTCAAGTTTAACCGAACGATGACGCGTTAGCTAACTATGTATTTACGATTCTCTTAATGCAGGCAGAGTGAATCTTCCTGATGCCCACAGCGAAGTTATCTGGTTGAAGGAATTAACCAACGGATCAACCATAGAAGTTCCCGCAGAAGTTCAAAAGACAATATCGaggtaattataaaaaccaGCCCTAGAGTAGTTAATATAATGATCATTTTACTTGCACATTCTTAAAGATGAATTTGCTGAATCGGAGAGCAGCATTTGGGTTTTTTCGGTCATGCATGTGTTCAACAGATTAAACCTACTCGCCTTAAAACAAAGAGCATGGATGACCAGCAGTATTTCCCAGTATTTTCGTATGAAACACAACCGGTAGTGGATAATTTTGAAACCGCGGCTAGTAACACAACTTAAATGATCTATTAAAAATCTGCATGTTCCTGATATCGAGTTCAATTTATCTATACGACTTTCACTTAGTTGTCGTTTGAGGTCGGGAGTATAGATACCTATCTTATAATATGCAAAACAGCTATTACAcatgcttaaaaaataataattcaaggGTGAGCTGCTCTGGCTAGGGGAAAGTGTGTTTGGTGAGCCACTCCTAAAAGTTCGCAAACTAACTGGGGTCATCCGATGTAGGCaccattttttgtttgctcAGTTTTCTGAACTCCCCAACTATCCTTCAGAATCAACAAACACGAGATCGGTGATAGCCATGGCCATCTGTTCATGCAGAAATTTTTATCGATATTTCCTTCGCCTTGTTGAATATTTGTGTGAAtgaaatcataattttaattttgaacttcCTTGATTGTAGCGACCGAGTGGTTAAACTGCAAATTGAGAAGATTTATTAAGTCTCAAGtctttgactaatttttttcgtcgcgaggaaaatcttcaaaataaacCTGGCTTGAAGTTCTGGAGGCCAGGTAGCGTGGGATTCGCCGAATCGCCTACTCATAAAAACCTCGGGATGGAGGAATTTTCCCTCACTTCGCACCTCTCAGTGAGGGATATATCATCAAGGTCGGAGAAGACTGCGAGTAGCTACTATCATTCTGCTAGTTGATTCCGCGCTCTCCTCAACTGCTATATTGTAAACCATCTACTGTCTCTTTGAGTTAATTCAGTCCTATTGTATTTCTTTTTGCTCTTCATGTAGTCGAGAGGGCCTTCGTGATGATTTCGCACCTCCTCATGCTCAAATTGTACCCTTTCTAGAAGTAGTAACGCCACTCTTCCTCCTTTCAATCCTTTTGTCTATGCCCTTCTGATCCCGTATCGTGTTGCTACCAatccattattattatttattattattattattattattaccaaTTACATCAAATCCGACAgagatttttgcatttttcttcgGCTATAGAAATTGTTTCTGCATGTCTGCATTTCCTCCTGAGATCCTTCTTTTGGCATCGTGGCATCCATACGTGTATGATCGTCCTTAGGTGTTTAGTCCCTTCGTCTTTTCGTCCTGACCTCCTACGGCCTTTCTTGTCGTGCTTGCCCCCCAAGTGCTGGTTTTTGATAATGCAGTAGATCTTTCTTTCAGCAGCCCCGTGTCCAGGCAGTCCCCGGTTTTACCCACTGAGCATCCATCCTTCTGCCTTCCGAGTTTGTTATCTCTCTCTTGTTCTTCTGAGATTGGTTACTCGGACTCAGGAAAGGAGGCATTCAGAGGTCATCACGTGGAGGTGCGGGCAAGTCTTTGGCCCCCTCTTTAACTGATTTGATGGGACCCAATATGTATAAACACTAGTATCTTCGTGTCTCGAGTTTTCTTCCAATCGTCTAGTTGGGATAGGATGACCTGCTTCTACCTTGTTTCCTGACACCTTACTGTCACCTTTCTGGggaatttaactttttttgagatattaaatGATAAGTTAGCAAAGCACTCTGGTAGAGTTatcagaagaagaaaaagaatttCCTGATTTCGCCGTTTTATCTGGAAATGGTCGCCATGGAAATAGGCTATTAACAGATACACAGGATAAGCGAGGATTTTAAACAGTCCAATCTCTGAACTAATGGGAACTGAAATAAACGAAACCAGGCAGCACGAAACAAAGTGCGTAACATATTATTGCCATTATCAAAAGAGCTGGAACTTGTCCGATAATAATTATCTCCATCATCAAAGGCATTAAAACAACGGGAAAAAAGTCAAGAGAAGACGAGTTTACCGTCGCTCGTTCTCACGAAATGGTGCCAAAAACGTAAACATTTTGGTTAAAACAAAACGGTAAGCTCTAACGCACACCGTAAAACGTAGGTAGGTGCGATGCGTTAAAAGTCGTACAAATCATGGTATCGAAAACGATATCTCAAGCCCAATATGGTCAATAAAAAATGCGTCATTACCTAACCCTCCAAAGATCGCATGGTGCACTCTCGGTGGATTTATCTCATAGTTCGGTACCTACCACCGACCGCGACTTGTTCCTGATTTTGTCCCCGCGGTACCCGCGACAGTAAAGAGCCGCTGACCCGTCTGGTTCCAATTACGGGTAATTATCAAGTTTTTTGCGGTGCTAATCGAGAGAACCCACTAGCAGGTACATATCGAAAAAATTCCCATGCCGCCCGGATGCCGATGTAAACGTCGGATAAATTTGCTGCTGCTGATGCATTTGCTAATTGCTTTGAATCGAAACGGCCGCCAAGTCTCAGCAATtgttcgaaatatttttactttttcaatcgttaaaaaaatatttcttacgATGTGTCCGAAGGGCGCATGAAAACAATCGATGAAAGTACTAAGAAAGCAACAGTTAAAACTAAACCTGCATGGAATATACCTCAGGTTGTAGCTTGACGAATACGATTCCATCCGAAACGAGTTTAATGTGGCGGAAACTTGGCGGAAATAATGCCAGACATAGTGCAAAATCACGAACCTCCATTTGGGTTTCTCCTTtatattgttctttttttgcATTCTGATGGTCCTTTGTTCTAATTTGAATGCAACTTGCCGGCGACGAAATTTATGTAGAGATGAAAGCTGCAACTTGCAGTTGCGTTACTTGTTTCAGTCACCGTTGCCATCTCAGTCCATAATTAGGGTTGATAAATACTgtttaattacttaataataatcggGCATTTTAAACATATTGTCAACGATGAGTACAAGTACCAATCTTCCAACTTCCTTTTGGATGagttttaagtatttttttgttctcaGGGAAGAGGGACAAACATTCGGAACATATCTAATATTCAACGAAACAAAGTTAGATGATTATGCTACCTACATCTGCGTTATTAGCAAGCCTGgcaatacaataaataaaagcgTTACAATAAAGGAAAAAGGTAGGTAAAATTTTAGTGTAATCTTTCATTTTTGCGGCTTAATGAATCATTAAGAATTTACGACATTTTTGTGATATATTCATGAGGCAATTCACGTGGAATAGTGAAAGAGTTTGCGAATATGCCAAGGTTCACGTGCCAACCTAACTTTCATCAACTGCCAAACTAACCTTCATCAAGTGTCAAACTAACTTTCATAAAGTGTCAAGCTAATTTCCATCAAGTGTCAAACTAACCTTTATCAAGTGTCAAAGTAACTTTCATCAAGTGTCAAACTAACTTGCAATCCGTATCGGGCGGTTGCGCATGCATAAAACCCCATTTGCACTTATCTACAGACTCCAGAATTTTAGAGTAAATGCAGTCAGAAACGTGTGTTACTCAGATATCTTCGTCTTTAGTACTAGCACGCGCACTTGTGATTATACGTTTCGAATCgctttaatggaatttttaattattatttcggGCACTTGCGATAAAGAAAAGTCGCAGTAGATCCcaatttacaattttggaTTCATACGAGTATAATCGCAGGTCCGAGCCAGCCCTGAAGCCGGCTGCACATCGATAACGAATTCCTGAATTTATTTGTGGATATACAACGATTTCATGAAGAAATTGTTAGTGCAATGCCATCTTTGCTAATCTACGACTCAGTCCtatgtttcattttatgtttaaaataaacattattttctagTCCGTGTCCAAGATTACATCAACCGGAACCCATTCCCTCTTAAAGAAGTTCTAATATTCTCTATCGTGGCCATCATACTATTGGCCACAGGTCTGGTCGTAATCAAGCAATACGGACTCAGGGGCCTAGTGATGCTCAAAGACAGATTCGGCACTGTGGAAGAAAACGATGGAAAAAGAAACGATGTACTTATAGCCTACGCACCCAAAGACAGCGAACTGGTTCTTGGAGTCATGGTTCCTAACTTGGAAGGAAGAGGGTACAATTGCGTTGCCAAAGAGTTGTCTCCAGATATAACAAATTGTAAGTCCTCAAGTGCACAAGTGAAGCAAATTTAGATATCGTTCCAACATGCTCTAAGtcaattttttcgtttcttcCAGGGTCAACCACACTTTCGCAGCAAGCCCCATCCTCTCGTCGCCTAATCACGATACTCTCCCCAGGATCACTTAAAAACTCCTGGATCTCAACTAATCTCTACCAAGCTCTGAAACAGCTCCAAAGCATCGAGACTCCAAGACTGATATGCGTTTCGTTGAAGGATCTGCCCTTC
The nucleotide sequence above comes from Euwallacea similis isolate ESF13 chromosome 16, ESF131.1, whole genome shotgun sequence. Encoded proteins:
- the LOC136413985 gene encoding single Ig IL-1-related receptor-like, whose amino-acid sequence is MFKMTVLLKVLVVLGFCGVKRSNAIEDYCSLNTFEDDVGGLMHFTKEPTNEEFAIVGKFKGLHCCAKGYKSIEWFKDGQPYPWGLDLSTLVIFPENANQTIFTHHVQSGDTGVYSCLLRNETVMQTHTINLKVFDKLPDDPKITYVSEDKEVYAGDTTRLLCEAFGGRVNLPDAHSEVIWLKELTNGSTIEVPAEVQKTISREEGQTFGTYLIFNETKLDDYATYICVISKPGNTINKSVTIKEKVRVQDYINRNPFPLKEVLIFSIVAIILLATGLVVIKQYGLRGLVMLKDRFGTVEENDGKRNDVLIAYAPKDSELVLGVMVPNLEGRGYNCVAKELSPDITNWSTTLSQQAPSSRRLITILSPGSLKNSWISTNLYQALKQLQSIETPRLICVSLKDLPFSENEAKNGAGETLASVARSMNVITWERSNDSRFWLNLCRELPAKRGTSSAMEMTHQSRPRLTSERSVDNLMVV